A window of the Hordeum vulgare subsp. vulgare chromosome 5H, MorexV3_pseudomolecules_assembly, whole genome shotgun sequence genome harbors these coding sequences:
- the LOC123396010 gene encoding uncharacterized protein LOC123396010 yields MPSTLKRPSLGRLLASLRSPSRVPVQTGFPTFLADLVVKNHARLRNPRKPRSHTAQLALPPSPAETPVVVEGENPSLPPSPEPPSPVAVEPDSSAPVARPLDDAPKGAAFLRPRPQLLALGGAVALALLAVWSEGTVAVLTVASLSLLWIESACRRRSGPEELPDSGGRAPVSPIRQVEEAPRSSSCSDSDKSSELVSGGEDPATPKRKAKRSLRKIISKTLQKKKPKAKGSGDGEVVEQPDGAGPTKTEAFLILAPSTSTTDTEEAPSEPSTESSVEMKTETERRGDRFKFPLAAFVAVILAGLAAGKLPATALAVLCVAFFFGARRRACLGRQ; encoded by the coding sequence ATGCCCAGCACGCTGAAGCGCCCCTCCCTCGGCCGCCTGCTGGCCTCCCTCCGGTCTCCCTCCCGCGTCCCCGTCCAGACCGGCTTCCCCACCTTCCTCGCCGACCTCGTCGTCAAGAACCATGCCCGCCTCAGGAACCCCCGCAAGCCGCGCAGCCACACCGCCCAGCTGGCGCTGCCCCCGTCTCCGGCCGAGACCCCGGTGGTTGTAGAGGGGGAGAATCCTTCGCTGCCGCCGTCGCCCGAGCCTCCCTCGCCGGTGGCCGTAGAGCCGGACTCCTCGGCTCCGGTGGCGCGGCCGCTGGACGACGCGCCCAAAGGCGCCGCCTTCCTCCGGCCCCGCCCGCAGCTCCTCGCGCTCGGCGGGGCCGTGGCGCTCGCGCTCCTCGCCGTGTGGAGCGAGGGCACCGTCGCGGTCCTCACCGTCGCCTCGCTGTCGCTGCTCTGGATCGAGTCGGCGTGTCGACGGCGCTCTGGCCCGGAGGAGCTGCCCGATTCGGGCGGCCGAGCCCCCGTATCGCCGATTCGGCAGGTGGAAGAGGCGCCCCGGTCATCCAGCTGCTCGGATTCCGACAAGAGCAGCGAGCTCGTCTCCGGCGGCGAAGATCCGGCCACCCCGAAGAGGAAAGCGAAGAGATCGCTGCGGAAAATAATCTCCAAGACGCTGCAGAAGAAGAAGCCCAAGGCGAAGGgctccggcgacggcgaggtcgtcGAGCAGCCTGACGGCGCCGGACCAACCAAAACCGAGGCCTTTCTAATTCTAGCCCCTTCCACTTCCACCACAGACACAGAGGAGGCGCCGTCGGAGCCAAGCACAGAATCGTCGGTGGAGATGAAGACGGAGACGGAAAGGCGAGGGGACAGATTCAAATTCCCCCTGGCGGCGTTCGTCGCGGTCATCCTCGCCGGCCTCGCCGCCGGGAAGCTCCCGGCGACGGCGCTGGCCGTGCTCTGCGTCGCCTTCTTCTTCGGCGCGCGCCGTCGAGCGTGTTTAGGCAGGCAGTGA
- the LOC123452421 gene encoding nucleolar complex protein 2 homolog — protein sequence MAKKLGKKARKFAHKHLQGGAKRSRKLRSQFNRRTRKDGKGREDDDRLDADGGQETRRTDPAMSTNDDVATLADCLEFPEDEDELDGDLSDSDGYLSEDPECLYYSDSDDDNVLKECIVQDDLDEQNNEMRLAVKKQKKKLKKLLDKDPKFANFLEKWQLELVNHESKEDSDEQDEMDSVDDAVDSGDKDPPSDKILTSKTISEWCQLVLEEPKAPALRNLLNAFRDACRFGLNSNSLSMQRLQSTEVFYQIISFVLSKADNIFRALLEISDDDKGKLMNQRNGKKWQDIEPLIKSYLWNSLNLISQLTDNQILTYVLTRLRTSVVYFSAYPSTSRRLLKILVRLWASGDQNLSLSSFLMIREVVSLLPDCLDFCLTKAYNTYLSSSNLVDNRNIEHTDFMLNCLVELYSLDIQKSGERAVISVGQLSAILRQASKTKGKEDLLKIDNWQYINCINLWVRFICVNYKDCHNVHSLFSSVVQIIRGVAHLLPGMRYLPLRLKLAHMLNELSNCSQMFFPVPSLILGSLEFREAPQKEQTEKGKTHFSSLLKVPRNMLKSRDFQEQCVLSAIEVLSAHFFQWSYHVSFPEVATIPLILLKRLQEQTTIESLRRPLKRTIDQVSENRDFVQRKREVVSFSPNDALSVESFLQDEEMSGNASFTQFYASVSKSRQSRGRKLV from the exons ATGGCGAAGAAGCTCGGGAAGAAGGCCCGCAAGTTCGCGCACAAGCACCTCCAGGGCGGCGCCAAGCGCAGCCGCAAGCTCCGCTCCCAGTTCAACCGCCGCACCCGCAAAG ATGGGAAGGGCCGGGAGGACGACGACCGCCTGGACGCCGACGGCGGCCAGGAGACCCGCCGGACCGACCCCGCCAT GAGCACGAACGACGATGTAGCTACTTTGGCCGACTGCTTAGAGTTTCCAGAAGATGAGGATGAATTAGACGGGGATCTGTCTGACAGTGATGGCTATCTTTCAGAG GATCCTGAGTGTCTGTACTACTCTGACAGTGATGATGACAATGTTCTCAAAG AGTGTATTGTACAAGATGATCTTGACGAGCAGAACAATGAGATGCGTTTAGCTGTAAAGAAGCAAAAGAAAAAGTTGAAGAAGTTGCTGGATAAG GACCCTAAGTTCGCAAACTTCCTTGAGAAATGGCAATTGGAATTGGTGAACCATGAAAGTAAAGAA GATTCAGATGAACAAGATGAGATGGATTCCGTGGACGATGCAGTTGATTCTGGTGATAAAGATCCTCCTAGTGATaagatccttacaagcaagacaaTAAGTGAATGGTGTCAACTAGTATTAGAGGAACCTAAAGCACCTGCTTTGCGTAACCTTTTAAATGCTTTCCGGGATGCATGTCGATTTGGTCTGAATTCAAATAGCCTTTCCATGCAGAGACTTCAAAGTACCGAAGTATTTTATCAGATAATATCATTTGTTCTTTCCAAGGCAGACAACATATTCCGTGCTCTCTTAGAAATTTCTGATGATGACAAGGGGAAACTTATGAATCAGAGAAATGGAAAGAAATGGCAAGATATTGAGCCGCTCATAAAGTCTTACTTGTGGAATTCTCTTAATCTAATTAGTCAACTTACTGATAACCAAATACTTACCTATGTCTTGACTCGGCTTAGAACATCTGTGGTATATTTTTCTGCATATCCCTCAACATCAAGGAGGCTTCTCAAG ATCTTAGTTCGCTTGTGGGCAAGTGGTGACCAGAACTTGTCCCTCTCTTCATTTCTTATGATCCGAGAAGTGGTTTCACTGTTACCTGACTGTCTGGATTTCTGCTTAACTAAAGCATATAATACATACCTTTCCAGTTCCAATCTTGTGGACAACAGAAACATAGAACATACTGATTTTATGCTGAACTGTCTGGTGGAACTTTATTCTCTGGATATTCAGAAATCAGGTGAAAGGGCAGTAATTTCTGTGGGACAATTGAGTGCTATTCTTAGGCAGGCGTCTAAGACAAAGGGAAAg GAAGATCTTTTGAAGATAGATAACTGGCAATATATTAACTGCATAAACCTATGGGTTAGGTTTATTTGTGTTAATTACAAGGATTGCCATAACGTCCATTCGTTATTTTCTTCAGTTGTTCAGATAATAAGGGGAGTGGCTCATTTATTGCCAGGCATGCGATACTTACCACTGAGACTGAAGCTTGCGCATATGCTAAATGAGCTTTCGAATTGCAGTCAGATGTTCTTTCCAGTTCCATCGTTGATACTTGGGTCCCTAGAATTTAGGGAGGCCCCTCAGAAAGaacaaacagaaaaaggaaagacCCACTTTTCATCACTACTGAAG gTGCCAAGGAACATGCTGAAATCAAGAGATTTCCAAGAGCAGTGCGTTCTTTCAGCTATTGAGGTTCTATCGGCACATTTTTTCCAGTGGAGTTATCATGTTTCTTTTCCAGAAGTAGCCACCATTCCGCTCATCCTCTTGAAAAGATTGCAAGAGCAGACAACGATTGAGTCCCTCCGCCGTCCTCTTAAACGAACGATAGACCAG GTGAGTGAGAACAGGGATTTCGTGCAAAGGAAGAGGGAGGTGGTCTCTTTCTCGCCAAATGATGCGTTGTCAGTCGAGAGCTTCCTCCAG GATGAGGAGATGAGTGGAAACGCCTCCTTCACCCAGTTCTACGCATCAGTTTCAAAGAGTCGCCAATCGAGAG GGAGAAAATTGGTGTAA
- the LOC123395395 gene encoding PI-PLC X domain-containing protein At5g67130-like: MGGAFTAAAALVLLLMAGLLGAATASVGDKCSSSAGCGAGQWCFDCEPELAGSHCVRSVASDPFQLVNNSLPFNKYAYLTTHNAFAIVGEPSHTGIPRITFDNQEDTVTDQLNNGVRALMLDTYDFKGDVWLCHSSGGKCNDFTAFEPALDTFKEIEAFLSANPSEIVTLILEDYVNAPNGLTNVFNASGLQKYWFPVSKMPQNGQDWPLVSDMVTSNQRLLVFTSARSKQATEGIAYQWNFMVENNYGDDGMDAGECSNRAESAPLNDKTKSLVLMNYFPSVPVKLTACLQHSKGLTDMASTCYSAAGNRWANFVAVDYYKRSEGGGAFQATDLLNGMLLCGCQDVKACQQGSSVVCST; the protein is encoded by the exons ATGGGGGGCGCCTTTACGGCGGCGGCGGCACTGGTTCTTCTACTCATGGCTGGCCTCTTGGGTGCTGCAACTGCCAGT GTAGGCGACAAGTGCTCGTCGAGTGCGGGCTGCGGTGCTGGGCAGTGGTGCTTCGACTGCGAGCCGGAGCTCGCCGGCTCCCACTGCGTCCGCTCCGTCGCCTCCGACCCCTTCCAACTCGTT AATAACTCGCTGCCATTCAACAAGTATGCCTATCTCACGACGCACAATGCAttcgccattgttggggaaccgtCGCACACCGGAATTCCGCGCATCACCTTCGACAACCAGGAGGATACAGTCACCGATCAGTTAAAT AATGGTGTACGCGCGCTGATGCTCGACACATATGACTTCAAAGGAGATGTATGGTTGTGTCATTCCAGTGGAGGCAAATGCAACGATTTTACTGCATTT GAACCAGCACTGGACACTTTTAAGGAAATTGAGGCATTTCTTTCTGCCAACCCATCTGAAATCGTTACGTTGATCCTGGAAGATTATGTTAACGCGCCAAATGGCCTGACGAACGTGTTCAATGCATCTGGCCTGCAAAAGTACTGGTTTCCGGTGTCGAAAATGCCGCAGAATGGTCAGGACTGGCCTCTTGTCAGTGATATGGTCACAAGCAACCAGCGCCTCCTTGTGTTCACCTCTGCCAGATCGAAGCAAGCCACAGAAGGAATCGCATACCAGTGGAATTTCATGGTTGAGAACAATT ATGGCGACGACGGAATGGATGCTGGGGAATGCTCGAACCGCGCGGAGTCCGCGCCGCTCAACGACAAGACCAAGTCACTGGTCCTCATGAACTACTTCCCGTCTGTCCCTGTGAAGCTGACTGCATGTTTGCAGCACTCCAAGGGCCTCACTGACATGGCTAGTACATGCTACAGCGCAGCCGGAAACCGATGGGCTAATTTCGTCGCGGTCGACTACTACAAG AGAAGCGAGGGAGGGGGCGCGTTCCAGGCCACCGATCTGCTCAACGGCATGCTCCTGTGCGGATGCCAGGACGTCAAGGCTTGCCAG CAAGGATCTAGTGTAGTGTGCTCTACCTGA